GCCATCAAAGCCAATCCCTTGGGAATCAAGTAGTTGCGTCCGTAGCCGGCCCGTACCTTCACAATGTCGCCCCGGACGCCAAGGTGTTCGACGTCTTCCTTCAACAGGAGTTCCATCATCGCCATTGCAGGTTCACCTCCATCAGGCTTCGCCTTCCGGCTCTGCGCCGTTGGTCGCCGCCGCCTGTTGCGCCGCGCGCGCTGCCATTCGCCGTTCGCGGCGCGCCTTGATTTTCGCCGCCCGCTTGAGGTCCTCGTCCACCCGTACCGTCAGAAAGCGAATGACTGGATCGAGCACCCGCAGGCGGCGTTCGGTCTCGGCGATTTCTCGCCCTGTGCCGTTGATATGGAGCAGAACATAAAAACCTTCGTGGAATTTACGGCTTCCCTTACGGATCATGTAGGCCAGCCGTTGGCGGCCAATCTTTTCAACTTTGTTGACCAGTCCGCCGTGGCTGCTGACCTGTTCGGAAAGCGATTCAATGATCTTGTCGGTTTCTTCCTCCGTCAGATCGGGGTCAAGCACAAACATCACTTCATACAAACGATCACGCTTCGTGTTCACGGATAACTCCTTTCGGACTCAGTCCGTCGGACTGACGCCTCCGCACCTGTAGCGGAAGCAAGGGATAGCCGGCGTAAACGGCAACGCCGGCGGTTTGGAGGGCGGGTCAGGTGTTGAACCGCGCCATGGTCGGTTCAAGTCCATACTGGACCCACGCTTCAACGGCGTCGGCGGCGCGCGCTGTCAACTCCGGCAGCGCCGACCGTTCGGCCGCCGAAAAATTGCTCAGCACAAAGGCAGCCAAGTCGTGGATGGGATGTTCTGGGCGAATGCCGATGCGCAGGCGGGCGTAGTGTTCCGTCTTGAGCTTCTCCGCCAACGACTTCAAGCCGTTGTGGCCGCCCGAACTACCCTTACCGCGTAAGCGCAGCCGACCAAACGGCAGCGCTACGTCGTCCACCACGGCCAGCAAATCCTGCTGTGGGTTGACGCCGTATTTGGCGCACAGCGGCGCTACCGCCTGTCCCGATGCGTTCATGTAGGTCTGCGGCTTGACCAGCAACACCGCTTCGCCGCCGACCACAATCCTTCCCGTCAACGCCTCACACTCGGCCAGCCCGATTGACCGACCGGCGCGTTCAGCCAGCACGTCCACCACCAGAAAGCCGATGTTGTGGCGCGTCATGGCATAGGTTGCGCCGGGATTCCCGAGGCCCACGACACACTTCACGGGCGGACTACTTCTTGCCCTTCTTCGGCGCTTCACCAGCAGCGGCGGCGGCGGCTTCGGCCGAGGC
The window above is part of the Chloracidobacterium sp. genome. Proteins encoded here:
- the rpsF gene encoding 30S ribosomal protein S6, with protein sequence MNTKRDRLYEVMFVLDPDLTEEETDKIIESLSEQVSSHGGLVNKVEKIGRQRLAYMIRKGSRKFHEGFYVLLHINGTGREIAETERRLRVLDPVIRFLTVRVDEDLKRAAKIKARRERRMAARAAQQAAATNGAEPEGEA
- the pth gene encoding aminoacyl-tRNA hydrolase, which translates into the protein MKCVVGLGNPGATYAMTRHNIGFLVVDVLAERAGRSIGLAECEALTGRIVVGGEAVLLVKPQTYMNASGQAVAPLCAKYGVNPQQDLLAVVDDVALPFGRLRLRGKGSSGGHNGLKSLAEKLKTEHYARLRIGIRPEHPIHDLAAFVLSNFSAAERSALPELTARAADAVEAWVQYGLEPTMARFNT